Proteins from a single region of Phaeacidiphilus oryzae TH49:
- a CDS encoding TetR/AcrR family transcriptional regulator translates to MTLTARRARTRRLLLDAALHVFAEEGFGRSTVEQVCERAGFTRGAFYSNFTSLEELFLEMWAERSRHMVQELRARLSELPDSAEPLEVLRAALRATPVDGPWYRVTAEFTAHALRQPDLREVVAAREESIANALMPLVVGALRRVGRTVPDRQALGQALVAVHDGTMGQVLLAPDGPDGPAARLAEQRREQLFLHVLYAYSRGGDDGGGGGGALFETDPNPSEDTADV, encoded by the coding sequence ATGACGCTCACCGCGCGGCGCGCCCGCACGCGCCGCCTGCTGCTCGACGCCGCGCTGCACGTCTTCGCCGAGGAGGGCTTCGGCCGCTCCACCGTCGAGCAGGTCTGCGAGCGGGCCGGCTTCACCCGCGGCGCCTTCTACTCCAACTTCACCTCCCTGGAGGAGCTCTTCCTGGAGATGTGGGCCGAGCGTTCCCGGCACATGGTCCAGGAGCTGCGCGCGCGACTGTCCGAACTCCCGGACTCCGCCGAGCCGTTGGAGGTGCTCCGGGCCGCCCTGCGGGCCACCCCGGTGGACGGCCCCTGGTACCGGGTCACCGCCGAGTTCACCGCCCACGCGCTGCGGCAGCCCGACCTGCGCGAGGTGGTCGCCGCCCGTGAGGAGTCCATCGCCAACGCGCTGATGCCGCTGGTCGTCGGCGCGCTGCGGCGGGTCGGGCGGACCGTCCCGGACCGGCAGGCGCTCGGCCAGGCGCTGGTCGCCGTGCACGACGGCACGATGGGCCAGGTGCTGCTGGCGCCGGACGGGCCCGACGGGCCGGCGGCGCGACTCGCCGAGCAGCGCCGCGAGCAGCTCTTCCTCCACGTCCTCTACGCCTACAGCCGCGGCGGCGACGACGGCGGCGGCGGTGGCGGCGCCCTCTTCGAAACCGACCCGAACCCGAGTGAGGACACAGCGGATGTCTGA
- a CDS encoding FAD-binding dehydrogenase: protein MSDTADVIVVGAGLAGLVATYELTRAGRRVLVLDQENEANLGGQAFWSLGGLFMVDTPEQRRVGIRDSYELALDDWLSSAGFDREREDHWPRRWAEAYVAFAAGEKRAYLHELGLRVTPQVGWAERGAGVAGGHGNSVPRFHITWGTGPEVVRVFREPVLAAAERGLVEFRHRHRVDGVIVENGAAVGVRGTVLEPSDAARGVASSRGEAGEFELRAQAVVVTSGGIGGNPELVRKNWPADRLGPAPRSMITGVPAHVDGRMLGIAEEAGASVVNRDRMWHYTEGIKNWDPIWPDHAIRIIPGPSSLWLDAEGRRLPAPYFPGHDTLGTLRHIIGTGHDHTWFLLTRTIVEKEFALSGSEQNPDVTGKDLRQVLSRVKKGAPGPIQAFLDHGEDFVVRPTLRQLVDGMNALTPDGPELSYQRIEREVTARDRQVDHGYGKDLQLMSIRNARAYWPDRITRVVKPHRLLDPAHGPLIAVRLHLLTRKTLGGLETTLDSQVVRPDGSVFEGLYAAGEVAGFGGGGVHGYNALEGTFLGGCIFSGRAAGRALAGRLS from the coding sequence ATGTCTGACACGGCCGATGTCATCGTGGTGGGGGCCGGCCTGGCCGGCCTGGTCGCCACCTACGAACTCACCCGCGCCGGACGGCGGGTGCTGGTCCTCGACCAGGAGAACGAGGCCAACCTCGGCGGCCAGGCCTTCTGGTCGCTCGGCGGGCTGTTCATGGTCGACACCCCCGAGCAGCGCCGGGTCGGCATCCGCGACTCCTACGAGCTCGCCCTCGACGACTGGCTCTCCTCGGCCGGCTTCGACCGGGAGCGCGAGGACCACTGGCCGCGCCGCTGGGCGGAGGCGTACGTGGCCTTCGCCGCGGGCGAGAAGCGCGCGTACCTCCACGAGCTGGGGCTCCGGGTGACCCCGCAGGTCGGCTGGGCCGAGCGGGGCGCGGGGGTGGCCGGCGGGCACGGCAACTCGGTGCCGCGCTTCCACATCACCTGGGGGACCGGTCCCGAGGTGGTGCGGGTCTTCCGGGAGCCGGTGCTGGCCGCGGCCGAGCGCGGCCTGGTGGAGTTCCGGCACCGGCACCGGGTGGACGGCGTCATCGTGGAGAACGGCGCCGCGGTCGGCGTGCGGGGCACGGTCCTCGAGCCCTCGGACGCCGCCCGCGGAGTGGCCTCCTCGCGCGGCGAGGCGGGGGAGTTCGAGCTCCGGGCCCAGGCGGTGGTGGTGACCAGCGGCGGCATCGGCGGCAACCCCGAGCTGGTGCGGAAGAACTGGCCGGCCGACCGGCTCGGCCCGGCGCCCCGCTCGATGATCACCGGTGTGCCGGCGCACGTCGACGGCCGGATGCTCGGCATCGCCGAGGAGGCGGGCGCCTCCGTGGTCAACCGCGACCGGATGTGGCACTACACAGAGGGCATCAAGAACTGGGACCCGATCTGGCCGGACCACGCCATCCGGATCATCCCGGGCCCGTCCTCGCTCTGGCTGGACGCCGAGGGGCGGCGGCTGCCCGCCCCGTACTTCCCCGGGCACGACACCCTCGGCACCCTCAGGCACATCATCGGGACCGGGCACGACCACACCTGGTTCCTCCTCACCAGGACCATCGTGGAGAAGGAGTTCGCGCTCTCCGGCTCCGAGCAGAACCCGGACGTCACCGGGAAGGACCTGCGGCAGGTGCTCTCCCGGGTGAAGAAGGGCGCGCCCGGCCCGATCCAGGCCTTCCTCGACCACGGCGAGGACTTCGTGGTCCGCCCGACGCTGCGTCAGCTCGTGGACGGGATGAACGCGCTCACCCCGGACGGGCCCGAGCTCTCCTACCAGCGGATCGAGCGCGAGGTCACCGCGCGGGACCGGCAGGTGGACCACGGCTACGGCAAGGACCTCCAGTTGATGTCGATCCGCAACGCGCGGGCGTACTGGCCGGACCGGATCACCCGGGTGGTCAAACCGCACCGGCTGCTCGACCCGGCGCACGGGCCGCTGATCGCGGTGCGGCTGCATCTGCTGACCCGCAAGACCCTGGGCGGACTCGAGACCACCCTGGACTCGCAGGTGGTGCGGCCGGACGGGAGCGTCTTCGAGGGGCTCTACGCGGCCGGCGAGGTCGCCGGGTTCGGCGGCGGCGGGGTGCACGGGTACAACGCGCTGGAGGGGACGTTCCTCGGCGGCTGCATCTTCTCCGGGCGGGCGGCCGGCCGCGCGCTGGCGGGGAGGCTGTCGTGA
- a CDS encoding SDR family oxidoreductase, with product MVTGASSGIGAATARALLERGYEVLGTSRSPERVADPIPGVRYLALDLTDDRSIERCAAAAGDVDVLVNNAGESQSGPLEELPAEALRRLFQTNVLGAVRLTQLLTPGMRERRRGRVVMVGSMLASFPLAYRSSYVASKAAVKGFADAARRELSPWGVWLTTVEPGSIATGISERRTEYLAEGSPFAEEYGRMLRALNANEAAGVSAERVASTILRAVEAARPRPLYAVGSNARLVFPLRRMLPRAAVLRVVARKHGL from the coding sequence CTGGTGACGGGGGCCTCCTCGGGGATCGGGGCGGCCACCGCGCGGGCGCTGCTGGAGCGCGGGTACGAGGTGCTGGGCACCAGCCGGAGTCCGGAGCGGGTGGCCGACCCGATCCCCGGAGTCCGCTACCTGGCGCTCGACCTGACGGACGATCGGTCGATCGAGCGCTGCGCGGCCGCGGCCGGGGACGTCGACGTGCTGGTCAACAACGCCGGGGAGAGCCAGAGCGGGCCGCTGGAGGAGCTGCCGGCGGAGGCGCTGCGGCGGCTCTTCCAGACCAACGTGCTGGGCGCCGTCCGGCTCACCCAGCTGCTGACGCCGGGGATGCGGGAGCGGCGCCGGGGCCGGGTGGTGATGGTCGGGTCGATGCTGGCCAGCTTCCCGCTGGCGTACCGGTCCTCGTACGTCGCCTCGAAGGCGGCGGTGAAGGGGTTCGCGGACGCGGCGCGGCGCGAACTCTCGCCCTGGGGCGTGTGGTTGACCACGGTCGAGCCGGGGTCGATCGCCACCGGGATCAGTGAGCGGCGGACCGAGTACCTGGCGGAGGGATCGCCGTTCGCCGAGGAGTACGGGCGGATGCTGCGGGCCCTGAACGCCAACGAGGCGGCGGGGGTGTCCGCGGAGCGGGTGGCCTCGACGATCCTGCGGGCGGTGGAGGCGGCACGGCCGCGCCCGCTGTACGCGGTGGGCAGCAACGCGCGGTTGGTGTTCCCGTTGCGGCGGATGCTGCCGCGGGCGGCGGTGCTGCGGGTGGTCGCACGCAAGCACGGGCTCTGA
- a CDS encoding winged helix-turn-helix transcriptional regulator, whose translation MRRTSFAHWPCSIARTIDLLGDPWSPLVLREAFYGITRFDGFQESLGIARNTLADRLARLVEQGLLERSPYQTDPVRHDYLLTEKGRDFYPVLLAMSGWGDRWLSGEQGPPIVHYHAACGQEAEAAVVCGHCGKPMTAENTVSRMGPGYPPRLAERPEVRARFAEEAREGSLDG comes from the coding sequence ATGAGACGGACCTCCTTCGCGCATTGGCCCTGCTCGATCGCGCGCACCATCGATCTGCTCGGCGATCCGTGGTCCCCGCTGGTGCTGCGGGAGGCCTTCTACGGGATCACCCGGTTCGACGGGTTCCAGGAGTCGCTGGGCATCGCCCGCAACACCCTGGCGGACCGGCTCGCCCGGCTGGTGGAGCAGGGGCTGCTGGAGCGGAGCCCGTACCAGACCGATCCGGTGCGGCACGACTACCTCCTCACCGAGAAGGGCCGGGACTTCTATCCGGTGCTGCTGGCGATGAGCGGGTGGGGCGATCGCTGGCTGAGCGGGGAGCAGGGGCCGCCGATCGTCCACTATCACGCCGCCTGCGGGCAGGAGGCCGAGGCCGCCGTGGTCTGCGGCCACTGCGGCAAGCCGATGACGGCGGAGAACACCGTCTCCCGGATGGGCCCCGGCTACCCGCCGCGGTTGGCGGAGCGTCCCGAGGTCCGGGCGCGGTTCGCGGAGGAAGCGCGGGAGGGATCTCTTGACGGCTAA
- a CDS encoding SRPBCC family protein produces the protein MEWTGARYADCPTVQAAVVVDAPPGRVWRLVSDPTAMPRWSAELRAVRWLDGAREAAPGARFEGSSAHPALGEWSTVSRVESCEPEHCFAWAVQRDGEEPGARWRFTLRPTGDGGTELVQWAQLGPGRSGLSLAIERMPEKEQKIVFVRLREFEESINRTLALIKREAEEGR, from the coding sequence ATGGAATGGACTGGTGCTCGTTACGCGGACTGTCCCACCGTTCAGGCGGCCGTCGTGGTCGACGCCCCGCCGGGCCGGGTCTGGCGGCTGGTCTCCGATCCGACGGCGATGCCCCGCTGGTCCGCGGAGCTGCGCGCGGTGCGCTGGCTGGACGGGGCGCGGGAGGCCGCGCCGGGCGCCCGCTTCGAGGGGAGCAGCGCCCATCCGGCCCTGGGGGAGTGGTCCACCGTCTCCCGGGTGGAGAGCTGCGAGCCCGAGCACTGCTTCGCCTGGGCGGTGCAGCGGGACGGTGAAGAGCCCGGCGCCCGCTGGCGGTTCACCCTCCGGCCGACCGGGGACGGGGGCACCGAGCTCGTCCAGTGGGCCCAGCTCGGGCCCGGTCGCTCGGGCCTCTCGCTCGCCATCGAGCGGATGCCGGAGAAGGAGCAGAAGATCGTCTTCGTTCGGCTGCGGGAGTTCGAGGAGTCCATCAACCGCACCCTGGCCCTCATCAAGCGGGAAGCGGAGGAGGGGCGTTGA
- a CDS encoding LLM class flavin-dependent oxidoreductase gives MRTSTTVEASGGDWRETADFVLEAERLGLDVCWVAEAWGSDAVSPLGYLAARTERILLGSAAIQLATRTPVALAQAAITLSAMSGGRFLLGLGPSGPQVIEGLHGVPFDRPLTRMRETVEIVRLAASGERIDYRGREFTIPRPGGEGRPMRLSARAEQPIPVYLAALSPRMLRLTGEVADGWLGTSFVPEGSRAAYFDHLDAGLAAAGRKRAELDVCQGAEVAFAEDEEALSAMVAGRRRELAFSLGGMGSARTNFYNAAYSRQGWAEVAAEVRERWQAGDRDGAAALVTDEMVLATTLIGTERMVRERLRVWRDAGVDTVRFYPAGDSLAQRLDTLGRAVELAREIDGEIDHGG, from the coding sequence CTGCGCACCTCCACCACCGTCGAGGCCTCCGGCGGTGACTGGCGGGAGACCGCCGACTTCGTCCTGGAGGCCGAGCGGCTCGGCCTGGACGTCTGCTGGGTGGCCGAGGCCTGGGGCTCCGACGCGGTCTCGCCGCTCGGCTACCTGGCCGCCCGCACCGAGCGGATCCTCCTCGGCTCCGCCGCGATCCAGCTCGCCACCCGCACCCCGGTCGCCCTCGCGCAGGCCGCGATCACCCTCTCCGCGATGAGCGGCGGGCGGTTCCTGCTGGGCCTCGGGCCCTCCGGTCCGCAGGTGATCGAGGGCCTCCACGGGGTCCCCTTCGACCGGCCGCTGACCCGGATGCGGGAGACCGTGGAGATCGTCCGGCTGGCCGCCTCGGGAGAGCGGATCGACTACCGGGGACGGGAGTTCACCATCCCCCGCCCGGGCGGGGAGGGCCGTCCGATGCGGCTCTCCGCCCGCGCCGAGCAGCCGATCCCGGTCTACCTGGCCGCCCTCTCGCCGAGGATGCTCCGGCTCACCGGTGAGGTGGCCGACGGCTGGCTCGGCACCAGCTTCGTGCCGGAAGGCTCCCGCGCCGCCTACTTCGACCACCTCGACGCGGGCCTCGCCGCCGCCGGCCGCAAGCGCGCCGAGCTGGACGTCTGCCAGGGCGCCGAGGTCGCCTTCGCCGAGGACGAGGAGGCGCTGTCGGCGATGGTCGCCGGCCGCAGAAGGGAACTGGCCTTCAGTCTCGGCGGGATGGGCTCGGCCCGGACCAACTTCTACAACGCGGCCTACAGCCGCCAGGGCTGGGCCGAGGTGGCCGCCGAGGTCCGCGAGCGCTGGCAGGCCGGCGACCGGGACGGCGCCGCCGCGCTGGTCACCGACGAGATGGTGCTGGCCACCACGCTGATCGGGACCGAGCGGATGGTCCGCGAACGGCTCCGGGTGTGGCGGGACGCCGGGGTCGACACCGTCCGCTTCTATCCGGCGGGCGACAGCCTGGCGCAGCGGCTGGACACGCTGGGACGCGCCGTCGAGCTCGCCCGGGAGATCGACGGGGAGATCGATCACGGGGGATAG
- a CDS encoding trimeric intracellular cation channel family protein produces MELATDTITTAQKVVDHIATFAFAVSGALLAVRKNYDVFGLAVLACAAAVGGGVIRDLIIAQGPPIAFVDQSYFWISVAAAALIFVWHPPTRLTGWPLDITDAVGLGLFCVTGTVKAYHSGLGAVPSALLGMVTAIGGGVIRDMLAGEQPGVLRWDRDLYAVPALVGASLTALMLHFGWYRVELSFFAAAAALVVRLLALHYHWHAPRARGPSKQRVDPGEAP; encoded by the coding sequence ATGGAGCTCGCCACCGACACGATCACCACTGCCCAGAAGGTGGTCGACCACATCGCCACCTTCGCCTTCGCGGTCTCCGGCGCGCTGCTGGCGGTGCGCAAGAACTACGACGTCTTCGGCCTGGCCGTGCTCGCCTGCGCGGCCGCCGTCGGCGGCGGGGTGATCCGGGACCTGATCATCGCCCAGGGGCCGCCGATCGCCTTCGTGGACCAGAGCTACTTCTGGATCTCGGTGGCCGCGGCGGCCCTGATCTTCGTCTGGCATCCGCCCACCCGGCTCACCGGCTGGCCGCTGGACATCACCGACGCGGTCGGCCTAGGCCTCTTCTGTGTGACCGGCACGGTGAAGGCGTACCACAGCGGGCTGGGCGCGGTGCCCTCCGCGCTGCTCGGGATGGTCACCGCGATCGGCGGCGGGGTGATCCGCGACATGCTCGCCGGGGAGCAGCCCGGGGTGCTGCGCTGGGACCGCGACCTGTACGCGGTGCCGGCGCTGGTCGGGGCCTCGCTGACGGCGCTGATGCTGCACTTCGGCTGGTACCGGGTGGAGCTGAGCTTCTTCGCGGCCGCGGCCGCGCTGGTCGTCCGGCTGCTCGCGCTGCACTACCACTGGCACGCGCCGCGCGCCCGGGGCCCGTCCAAGCAGCGGGTGGACCCGGGTGAGGCGCCGTGA
- a CDS encoding IclR family transcriptional regulator, translated as MTTVPAAAQVLAILRYLARQAAPVPAAAISRDVGLPRSTTYHLLNTLAEDGFVVHLPEERRYGLGVSAFELGSGYARQAPFQRLARGPLTRLVDRTGHNAHLTVLHGREVLYVIEERAPGRPSLVTEVGVRLPAHLPASGRAMLALLPGPQLRALYPHPSAFVARTEAAGPRSLTALRGDLVATRRRGYALEEGEVTLGFSSVAAAARDHHGLPAAGIAVTYETGRLSADEQTRLADEVVRTARELTRRIAGSERS; from the coding sequence ATGACCACCGTTCCGGCCGCCGCCCAGGTGCTGGCCATCCTGCGTTATCTGGCCCGCCAGGCCGCCCCGGTGCCGGCGGCGGCGATCAGCCGGGACGTCGGGCTGCCCCGCTCGACCACGTACCACCTCCTCAACACGCTGGCCGAGGACGGCTTCGTGGTCCACCTGCCCGAGGAGCGGCGGTACGGGCTCGGCGTGAGCGCCTTCGAGCTCGGCTCCGGCTACGCCCGGCAGGCCCCCTTCCAGCGGCTGGCCCGCGGGCCGCTGACCCGGCTGGTCGACCGCACCGGCCACAACGCCCATCTCACCGTGCTGCACGGGCGCGAGGTGCTCTACGTCATCGAGGAGCGCGCCCCCGGCCGGCCCTCCCTGGTGACCGAGGTCGGCGTGCGGCTGCCCGCCCATCTGCCGGCCAGCGGCCGGGCGATGCTGGCGCTGCTGCCCGGGCCGCAGCTGCGGGCGCTGTATCCGCACCCCTCCGCCTTCGTGGCCCGCACCGAGGCCGCCGGGCCGCGCTCGCTGACCGCGCTGCGCGGCGATCTGGTCGCCACCCGGCGGCGCGGCTACGCCCTGGAGGAGGGCGAGGTGACCCTCGGCTTCTCCTCCGTCGCCGCCGCGGCCCGCGACCACCACGGGCTGCCGGCCGCGGGGATCGCCGTCACCTACGAGACCGGCCGGCTCAGCGCCGACGAGCAGACCCGGCTGGCCGACGAAGTGGTGCGCACCGCACGGGAGTTGACCCGCCGGATCGCCGGTTCCGAGCGGTCCTGA
- the hutH gene encoding histidine ammonia-lyase: MSEISISVGPLAPADVVAVAREGAKVALAPEALEEISRGRKVIEDLAGDVQPHYGVSTGFGALATRHIPTELRAQLQRSLVRSHAAGSGPEVEREVVRALMLLRLSTLATGRTGVRPEVAQAYADVLNAGITPVVHEYGSLGCSGDLAPLAHCALAVMGEGTVRDADGVAKPAAEALAAAGITPVELREKEGLALINGTDGMLGMLLLALDDLRRLLRTADISAAMSVEAQLGTDRVFAEHLQALRPHPGQADSAANLRALLADSPIVASHRGPDCTRVQDAYSLRCSPQVHGAARDTAGHAATVAERELASAIDNPVVTLDGTVESNGNFHGAPVAAVLDFLAISVADVASIAERRTDRMLDTARSHGLNAFLADDPGVDSGHMIAQYTQAAIVSELKRLAAPASVDSIPSSAMQEDHVSMGWSAARKLRRALDGLTRVVAVELLTAARALDLRAPLEPSPATGAVVAGLRAAGVAGPGTDRFLAPEIEAAVQYVASGRALAAAEAVTGPLA; the protein is encoded by the coding sequence ATGAGCGAAATTTCGATTTCTGTCGGCCCGCTCGCCCCGGCCGATGTGGTCGCTGTCGCCCGGGAGGGCGCGAAGGTGGCGCTGGCGCCCGAGGCGCTGGAGGAGATCTCCCGCGGGCGGAAGGTCATCGAGGACCTGGCCGGCGACGTGCAGCCGCACTACGGCGTGTCCACCGGCTTCGGCGCGCTGGCCACCCGGCACATCCCCACCGAGCTCCGGGCCCAGCTGCAGCGCAGCCTGGTCCGCTCGCACGCGGCCGGCTCGGGACCGGAGGTCGAGCGCGAGGTGGTCCGCGCCCTCATGCTCCTCCGGCTCTCCACCCTGGCCACCGGCCGCACCGGTGTCCGCCCCGAGGTCGCCCAGGCCTACGCGGACGTGCTGAACGCCGGCATCACCCCGGTCGTCCACGAGTACGGCTCGCTCGGCTGCTCCGGCGACCTGGCCCCGCTGGCGCACTGCGCGCTGGCCGTCATGGGCGAGGGGACCGTGCGGGACGCCGACGGCGTCGCGAAGCCGGCCGCCGAGGCGCTCGCCGCCGCCGGGATCACCCCGGTCGAGCTGCGCGAGAAGGAGGGCCTCGCGCTGATCAACGGCACCGACGGGATGCTCGGCATGCTGCTGCTGGCGCTGGACGACCTCCGCCGGCTGCTCCGCACCGCGGACATCAGCGCGGCGATGAGCGTCGAGGCCCAGCTCGGCACCGACCGGGTCTTCGCCGAGCACCTGCAGGCCCTGCGCCCGCACCCGGGCCAGGCCGACAGCGCTGCCAACCTCCGCGCGCTGCTCGCCGACTCGCCGATCGTGGCCAGCCACCGCGGTCCGGACTGCACCCGCGTCCAGGACGCCTACTCGCTGCGCTGCTCCCCGCAGGTGCACGGCGCCGCGCGGGACACCGCCGGGCATGCCGCCACCGTCGCCGAGCGCGAGCTGGCCAGCGCCATCGACAACCCGGTGGTCACGCTGGACGGCACGGTGGAGAGCAACGGCAACTTCCACGGCGCCCCGGTCGCCGCGGTGCTGGACTTCCTGGCGATCTCGGTGGCCGACGTGGCCTCCATCGCCGAGCGGCGCACCGACCGGATGCTGGACACCGCGCGCAGCCACGGGCTGAACGCCTTCCTCGCCGACGACCCCGGGGTGGACTCCGGCCACATGATCGCCCAGTACACCCAGGCGGCGATCGTCTCCGAGCTGAAGCGGCTGGCCGCCCCGGCGTCGGTGGACTCCATCCCGTCCAGCGCGATGCAGGAGGACCACGTCTCGATGGGCTGGTCCGCGGCCCGCAAGCTGCGCCGGGCGCTGGACGGGCTGACCCGCGTGGTCGCGGTCGAACTCCTCACCGCCGCCCGGGCCCTGGACCTGCGGGCTCCGCTGGAGCCCTCGCCGGCCACCGGCGCGGTGGTCGCCGGACTGCGGGCGGCGGGCGTGGCCGGCCCCGGCACCGACCGCTTCCTGGCGCCGGAGATCGAGGCGGCCGTCCAGTACGTGGCGAGCGGACGGGCGCTGGCCGCGGCCGAGGCGGTCACCGGGCCGCTGGCCTGA
- a CDS encoding MarR family winged helix-turn-helix transcriptional regulator, protein MPHNSEGLAGLAPAVQAASRALHRVAPTFPGVQHLPPGERDVLKLAIQEPGVGAGRVARELTMKPSNVSAAVRALEARGLLLRRSDPADGRAVQLFPTEQAEVNLRRVEEGWARVVREALAQLPEADARILAEAAPALDRLAAALAALRGRA, encoded by the coding sequence ATGCCGCACAACTCCGAGGGGCTGGCCGGGCTCGCCCCGGCCGTCCAGGCCGCCTCGCGCGCGCTGCACCGGGTCGCCCCCACGTTCCCCGGGGTCCAGCACCTCCCGCCCGGAGAGCGGGACGTGCTGAAGCTCGCCATCCAGGAGCCCGGCGTCGGCGCCGGCCGGGTCGCCCGCGAGCTCACCATGAAGCCGAGCAACGTCAGCGCGGCGGTCCGCGCCCTGGAGGCGCGGGGCCTGCTGCTCCGCCGCTCCGACCCGGCCGACGGCAGGGCCGTCCAGCTCTTCCCCACCGAGCAGGCCGAGGTCAACCTCCGCCGGGTCGAGGAGGGCTGGGCCCGGGTCGTCCGGGAGGCGCTGGCCCAGCTCCCGGAGGCGGACGCGCGGATCCTGGCCGAGGCGGCCCCCGCCCTGGACCGGCTGGCGGCGGCGCTGGCGGCGCTCCGCGGCCGCGCCTGA
- a CDS encoding Bcr/CflA family efflux MFS transporter: MSDTRSRGGLGAAEGAEGAGRAGRVDAGGEGRISLLLLSVLALLSAVAPFATDMYLPSFTAMAHDFRTSAADVQLTLTAFLIGLAAGQLVIGPVSDRLGRRRPLLLFSALAVAAAVLCALAPSVWFLIGFRFVQGFAGAAGVVIGRAVVADRARGRAAARAMSVLMSINGVAPVVAPLIGGALAGSVGWRGVMWVLTGISALMFLGSLLVVGESLPPERRHGGGLAATGRHLGTLVGNRAYVGYGLAFALTFGCLMAYISASPWVFQNVIGLSTGAYSVTFAVNSCVLILASVVNHRLVSRFEPGSVEVVAQGVVLVAAAALAVLVLSGAVTLWTVEGTLVVMLFGVGLVMSNASALAVGEARRIAGTASALMGAAQFGLGALVSPLVGLGGAATAVPMAVVVLVSAVLAAAGTALARRAHRR, encoded by the coding sequence ATGTCGGACACCCGGAGCCGGGGCGGACTGGGCGCCGCGGAGGGCGCCGAGGGCGCCGGCCGCGCCGGTCGCGTGGACGCCGGCGGCGAGGGCCGGATCAGCCTGCTGCTGCTCAGCGTGCTGGCGCTGCTCTCCGCGGTGGCACCCTTCGCCACGGACATGTACCTGCCCTCGTTCACGGCGATGGCGCACGACTTCCGTACCTCCGCGGCCGACGTCCAGCTGACCCTGACGGCCTTTCTGATCGGGCTGGCCGCCGGCCAGTTGGTGATCGGGCCGGTCTCGGACCGGCTCGGGCGGCGGCGGCCGCTGCTCCTCTTCTCCGCCCTCGCGGTGGCGGCCGCGGTGCTCTGCGCGCTGGCGCCCTCGGTGTGGTTCCTGATCGGGTTCCGTTTCGTGCAGGGGTTCGCGGGGGCCGCCGGGGTGGTCATCGGGCGGGCGGTGGTGGCCGACCGGGCCCGCGGTCGGGCGGCGGCCCGGGCGATGAGCGTGCTGATGAGCATCAACGGAGTGGCCCCGGTGGTCGCACCGCTGATCGGCGGGGCGCTGGCCGGCTCGGTCGGCTGGCGCGGGGTGATGTGGGTGCTCACCGGGATATCGGCCCTGATGTTCCTGGGCTCGCTGCTGGTGGTCGGCGAGTCGCTGCCGCCGGAGCGGCGGCACGGCGGGGGACTGGCGGCGACCGGGCGGCACCTCGGCACGCTGGTCGGCAACCGGGCGTACGTCGGCTACGGGCTGGCCTTCGCCCTCACCTTCGGCTGCCTGATGGCGTACATCTCGGCCTCGCCGTGGGTCTTCCAGAACGTGATCGGGCTCTCCACCGGGGCGTACTCGGTCACCTTCGCGGTGAACTCCTGCGTGCTGATCCTGGCCAGTGTGGTCAACCACCGGCTGGTGTCGCGGTTCGAGCCGGGGTCCGTGGAGGTGGTCGCGCAGGGGGTGGTGCTGGTCGCCGCCGCCGCGCTGGCGGTGCTGGTGCTGAGCGGCGCCGTGACGCTGTGGACCGTCGAGGGCACCCTGGTGGTGATGCTCTTCGGGGTCGGGCTGGTGATGAGCAACGCCAGCGCGCTCGCGGTGGGCGAGGCCCGGCGGATCGCCGGCACGGCCTCGGCGCTGATGGGCGCCGCCCAGTTCGGTCTGGGCGCGCTGGTCTCCCCGCTGGTCGGCCTGGGCGGGGCGGCGACCGCGGTGCCGATGGCGGTGGTGGTGCTGGTCTCCGCGGTGCTCGCGGCGGCGGGGACGGCGCTCGCCCGGAGGGCGCATCGGCGCTGA